The Mesobacillus jeotgali genome window below encodes:
- the ssb gene encoding single-stranded DNA-binding protein, which produces MMNRVILVGRLTKDPELRFTPNGVAVATFTLAVNRSFTNQQGEREADFINCVVWRRPAENVANFLKKGSLAGVDGRVQTRSYEGQDGKRVYVTEVLAESVQFLEPKGQSSDRGDSGYSRQNDQGSPFGNQNQRQNQGYTKVDEDPFAGGGQIDISDDDLPF; this is translated from the coding sequence ATGATGAATCGTGTCATTCTTGTTGGCCGTTTGACCAAGGATCCTGAATTACGTTTCACACCGAATGGAGTTGCGGTGGCTACTTTCACACTTGCGGTAAATCGTTCATTTACCAACCAGCAGGGGGAAAGAGAAGCTGACTTCATTAACTGTGTGGTATGGCGCCGTCCAGCCGAAAATGTTGCTAACTTCTTGAAGAAGGGCAGCCTTGCAGGTGTTGATGGACGCGTTCAAACTCGTAGCTATGAAGGACAAGATGGTAAGCGTGTATACGTTACAGAAGTTCTTGCTGAGAGTGTTCAGTTCCTTGAGCCAAAAGGACAGTCTTCAGACAGAGGGGATAGCGGTTATTCCCGTCAAAATGATCAAGGATCCCCGTTCGGGAATCAGAATCAACGACAAAACCAAGGTTATACAAAAGTAGATGAAGATCCATTTGCAGGTGGCGGCCAGATCGACATTTCAGATGATGATCTTCCATTCTAA
- the rpsR gene encoding 30S ribosomal protein S18 → MGGRRGGRAKRRKVCYFTANGITKIDYKDVDLLKKFISERGKILPRRVTGTSAKYQRKLTVAIKRSRQMALLPYVSGE, encoded by the coding sequence ATGGGTGGACGCAGAGGCGGACGTGCAAAACGCCGTAAAGTTTGCTACTTCACAGCAAACGGAATCACTAAAATTGATTATAAAGATGTTGATCTTCTTAAAAAATTCATCTCTGAGCGCGGTAAAATTTTACCACGCCGTGTAACTGGTACTAGCGCTAAATATCAGCGTAAATTGACAGTTGCAATCAAACGTTCTCGTCAAATGGCATTACTGCCATACGTTTCAGGCGAATAA
- a CDS encoding YybS family protein, whose translation MKNTYKLTEGAILLAIFAVLLLITFYIPGLGLIVNLFLSLPFLFFGAKYDGKSTAVFTLAAVLLSMILGSLLAIPLALAYGTTGAVMGYMVREGKSKFAAYIAGSLVFLLNLVAQYALSVILFKINIIDELMEAFRASTDQAIKLLEQMGQAPDANLIKQFEAMIDMMEVLMPSMFVMASFLIVFLLQLVSFPFLKRFGIKVPTWPPFRELNLPKSILWYYLITMIAALIIQPEKGTYLFWVISNLTFILQMLMVLQGLSLVFYVTHIKNYPKAVPIIFVVLVFLLPFVLYIVRILGIIDLGFDLRKRLGEKK comes from the coding sequence ATGAAGAATACATACAAGCTGACGGAAGGTGCCATCCTGTTAGCGATTTTTGCGGTTTTATTATTGATCACTTTCTATATACCTGGCCTGGGGTTAATCGTAAACCTTTTTCTTTCTTTGCCGTTCTTATTTTTCGGTGCTAAGTATGATGGGAAAAGTACGGCTGTTTTTACGCTCGCAGCTGTGTTATTATCCATGATTTTAGGATCGCTCCTGGCAATCCCGCTTGCATTGGCATATGGGACAACAGGTGCTGTTATGGGTTATATGGTCAGGGAAGGGAAAAGTAAGTTCGCAGCATACATAGCTGGTTCCCTCGTGTTCCTTTTGAATTTGGTGGCACAATATGCGTTATCAGTCATCTTATTCAAAATTAATATTATCGATGAATTGATGGAGGCTTTTCGTGCCTCTACCGACCAGGCGATTAAATTGCTGGAACAAATGGGGCAGGCACCTGATGCGAACCTCATCAAGCAATTTGAAGCAATGATCGATATGATGGAAGTACTTATGCCGAGCATGTTCGTCATGGCCTCATTCTTGATTGTGTTCCTGCTTCAGCTTGTCTCGTTTCCATTCTTGAAACGGTTCGGGATCAAGGTGCCAACCTGGCCGCCATTCAGGGAATTGAATCTGCCTAAGAGCATACTTTGGTACTATCTCATCACGATGATTGCAGCATTGATCATACAGCCGGAAAAAGGAACCTATTTGTTCTGGGTGATTTCCAATCTAACATTCATCCTGCAAATGCTGATGGTTCTCCAAGGGCTCTCTTTAGTGTTTTATGTAACACATATTAAAAACTATCCTAAAGCGGTTCCCATCATCTTCGTTGTCCTGGTTTTCCTCCTTCCATTTGTTCTTTATATTGTGAGGATATTAGGTATAATTGATTTAGGATTTGACTTAAGAAAACGTCTTGGGGAGAAGAAGTAA